One Spirochaetaceae bacterium DNA segment encodes these proteins:
- a CDS encoding response regulator transcription factor has product MTGGTILIVEDEPRIAHWLKIHFERAGFQAEVAGDGRSGLALARAGRPRLIVLDLMLPRLDGMQVCRILRRESAVPIIMLTAREAHADRIDGLDSGADDYIVKPFDPDEVVARAKAVLRRVEDKVQRVLTCGAITIDETTRKASVGGRPVTLSRAQFALLGAFMRHPGQVLTRGQLITLALDDDFGGYDRAIDNHVLRLRKQIGVGGKQPIQTVYGAGYRFVPEQS; this is encoded by the coding sequence ATGACAGGCGGCACGATTCTGATCGTCGAGGACGAACCGCGCATCGCCCACTGGCTGAAGATCCACTTCGAGCGAGCGGGCTTCCAGGCCGAGGTGGCCGGCGACGGACGCTCCGGGCTGGCGCTCGCCCGCGCCGGCCGCCCCCGGCTGATCGTGCTCGACCTGATGCTGCCGCGCCTCGACGGCATGCAGGTGTGCCGCATCCTGCGCCGCGAGTCGGCCGTGCCGATCATCATGCTCACGGCGCGCGAAGCCCACGCCGACCGCATCGATGGGCTCGACAGCGGCGCCGACGACTACATCGTCAAGCCGTTCGACCCGGACGAGGTGGTGGCGCGCGCCAAGGCGGTGCTGCGCCGTGTCGAGGACAAGGTGCAGCGCGTCCTGACGTGCGGCGCCATTACGATAGACGAGACGACCCGGAAGGCATCGGTCGGCGGGCGGCCCGTCACACTGAGCCGCGCACAGTTCGCGTTGCTCGGCGCGTTCATGCGCCATCCCGGTCAGGTACTGACCCGAGGCCAGCTCATCACCCTGGCCTTGGACGACGACTTCGGCGGCTATGACCGCGCGATCGACAACCACGTGCTTCGTCTTCGCAAACAGATCGGAGTTGGGGGCAAGCAGCCGATTCAGACGGTGTACGGCGCCGGCTATCGCTTCGTTCCGGAGCAATCTTGA
- a CDS encoding HAMP domain-containing sensor histidine kinase has product MNARAASLHGRIVRAFVVIVILAVALGVGVGYYATRSQVDGFVEQLTAVEADSVARSLSRAYRSSRGWAGVERVLADAGFREGGEEGGHDRRGGHEERGSETFHVERVRVVVVDGSGLVIHDNLSRLAPGAPAPDLGGERATVTDGAAGLPVGAVHVDVDSGFLATESHGLLRRVLTTTVLGGVLIAAVALALAAWLSRRITAPVTRLTEAARSVARQGASSLLPVTSGDELGQMSTAFNRMTTALETQRNLRRRLVDDVSHELNTPLSVIQLEAKGLRDGLQKPEQGADRIIREVTMLRNVVRDLDWLADSDSGEVRLVRRPVPVAELIAAEVRRWQPQARMRGVALAFRQRTALPELDLDRTRMSQALGIVVHNALQHTDAGGAIEVAAGVQPAGDTMITVSDDGAGIDPADLPHLFERLYRADRSRSRDTGGSGLGLAIARAILTAHSGTIAVASGGLGQGTTVRISLPGAA; this is encoded by the coding sequence TTGAACGCGCGCGCGGCATCCTTGCACGGGCGCATCGTGCGGGCCTTCGTCGTGATCGTGATCCTTGCCGTGGCGCTCGGCGTGGGTGTCGGCTACTACGCCACCAGGAGTCAGGTGGACGGGTTCGTCGAACAACTCACCGCGGTCGAAGCCGACAGCGTTGCGCGCAGCCTGAGCCGCGCATACCGCTCGTCCCGCGGCTGGGCGGGGGTGGAACGGGTGCTGGCCGACGCAGGTTTCCGAGAAGGCGGCGAGGAGGGCGGGCACGACCGCCGCGGTGGCCACGAAGAGCGCGGTTCCGAGACATTCCACGTCGAACGCGTCAGGGTCGTGGTGGTCGACGGCTCCGGACTGGTGATCCACGACAACCTGTCGCGGCTCGCGCCGGGGGCGCCGGCACCGGATCTGGGCGGGGAGCGGGCAACCGTGACGGACGGGGCCGCCGGCCTTCCGGTCGGCGCCGTCCACGTGGACGTGGACAGCGGGTTCCTGGCAACCGAGTCGCATGGACTCCTGCGCCGCGTGCTCACCACTACGGTGCTTGGCGGGGTGCTGATCGCCGCGGTGGCGCTCGCCCTTGCCGCGTGGCTCTCGCGCCGCATCACGGCCCCGGTGACGCGTCTCACCGAAGCCGCCCGGAGCGTGGCGCGACAGGGAGCCAGCTCGCTCCTGCCGGTGACCTCGGGCGACGAACTGGGCCAGATGAGCACGGCGTTCAACCGCATGACGACCGCGCTCGAGACCCAGCGCAACCTGCGCCGCCGGCTGGTCGACGACGTGTCGCACGAGTTGAACACCCCGCTCAGCGTCATCCAACTGGAGGCGAAGGGCCTGCGCGACGGATTGCAGAAGCCGGAGCAGGGGGCAGACCGGATCATCCGGGAAGTGACCATGCTGCGCAACGTGGTGCGCGACCTGGACTGGCTGGCGGACAGCGACTCGGGAGAGGTGCGCCTGGTCCGGCGGCCGGTTCCGGTTGCGGAACTGATCGCCGCGGAGGTGCGGCGGTGGCAGCCGCAGGCGCGGATGCGCGGGGTCGCGCTGGCGTTTCGGCAACGAACCGCGCTGCCGGAGCTCGATCTCGACCGGACGCGCATGAGCCAGGCGCTCGGCATCGTGGTGCACAACGCTCTGCAACACACCGATGCCGGCGGAGCGATCGAGGTTGCGGCAGGCGTGCAGCCGGCGGGAGACACGATGATCACCGTCTCGGACGACGGCGCGGGAATCGACCCGGCCGACCTGCCGCACCTGTTCGAGCGCCTCTACCGCGCCGACCGGTCCCGCAGCCGCGACACCGGCGGCTCCGGCCTGGGACTGGCAATCGCGCGGGCCATCCTCACGGCGCACTCCGGCACCATCGCCGTTGCCAGCGGCGGGCTGGGGCAGGGCACGACCGTGCGCATCTCGCTGCCCGGCGCGGCATGA
- a CDS encoding 2-phosphosulfolactate phosphatase: MPGTAHLEQSEFDICCEWGLHGVQVLAPISDVVVIVDVLSFTTCVDIATANGAVVFPCRFRDDAASDFARTRNALLAGPRGAGSGTWSLSPASLLDIPAGVRLVLPSPNGSTLSLATGATPTLAGCLRNSRAVAACAGRLGRRVAVIACGERWPDGSLRPAVEDLIGAGAIISYLAGSKSPEALAAEAVFAAGRTDLHAVVAACGSGQELIRRGFRTDVEQATRLDCSGSVPLLRGESYVDMNATC; this comes from the coding sequence ATGCCCGGTACCGCACACCTGGAACAGAGCGAGTTCGATATCTGCTGCGAGTGGGGTCTGCACGGCGTACAGGTGCTGGCTCCGATCAGTGACGTGGTGGTGATCGTCGACGTGCTGTCGTTCACCACCTGCGTCGACATCGCCACGGCCAACGGCGCCGTCGTCTTCCCCTGTCGCTTCCGGGACGATGCCGCGAGCGACTTCGCCCGTACGCGGAACGCGCTGCTCGCCGGTCCCCGCGGCGCGGGCAGCGGCACCTGGTCCCTGTCGCCCGCCAGCCTGCTCGACATTCCGGCCGGCGTCCGCCTGGTGCTGCCCTCCCCCAACGGCTCCACCCTCTCCCTCGCCACCGGCGCAACTCCGACGCTGGCCGGCTGCCTGCGCAACAGCAGAGCGGTGGCGGCCTGCGCCGGACGGCTCGGCCGCCGGGTGGCCGTGATTGCGTGCGGCGAACGCTGGCCGGACGGCAGCCTGAGGCCCGCCGTCGAGGACCTGATCGGCGCCGGCGCCATTATCAGCTATCTGGCCGGCAGCAAGTCGCCGGAAGCGCTCGCCGCCGAGGCGGTCTTCGCTGCCGGCCGCACCGATCTCCACGCGGTCGTGGCGGCGTGCGGTTCCGGGCAGGAACTGATCCGGCGCGGCTTTCGCACCGACGTGGAACAGGCAACCCGGCTGGACTGCAGTGGCTCGGTGCCGCTGCTGCGTGGCGAATCCTACGTCGACATGAACGCAACATGTTGA